From Cyprinus carpio isolate SPL01 chromosome A7, ASM1834038v1, whole genome shotgun sequence, a single genomic window includes:
- the rin1b gene encoding ras and Rab interactor 2 — protein sequence MDVSLQRSLSVLDRLLLTHSIWLQLSINPDSAHQILQREIVGTFLVCKCSASHRKVLCVRLEEGGVSQYPIREEDSTFSLESSALSFPDLCRLVAFYTISRDVLPFPLELPDAIIQATTHTQLENISHLGLEFWSSQMSPGLPNGPPPPSVPHRTFRLFSPCFVNPLFLQPPQPSRTASHKRHRFKRSLRVRVSNETSLSLSGGESDLTQGETHSNQGGPRRTGGLSVLRRTPALTPTSQEEDEQMLGQIPPSNPLPRQDHTELNKDTEDGEVCLALERTRAPSLAELDSNSSFSSLEEEEAQADLANYQWPPAARGTRFPSANPTSTLRRMTAAFVCVFAPERRVARLVDELSRDKRSTFGSLVQDFLEKQRQEMEASKHNSAVELLQGVRRFLSQAKSLLLEAGEIEPPIETLVPENEKDLALEKALFGCVLKPLKIQLQQTLISIHTQDGSLQKITDSLLAYQEGALERLAVRVSVLDVRGMDRAKAKLTLMQRSHSPIDKVLLLLQVCKSVYKAMGTQPDQDVGSEDFLPALSYVLVQCNIPQLLLETEYMMELLEPSWLTGEGGYYLTSVYASLCLIQSKPGATPTCSLTNEAQEYLREWSRRRGQEAKTQKDSQLKQRFVRVLFQDDSRSGVRTLLWKAGENVEVLAQTCAGLFGVTEPQHYCLFWRSEGEMRPLPAHVQPHQLGMHEGGSLSYLRSDHDFSKMRRLTRGGAVDLGESVCEE from the exons ATGGACGTGTCTCTCCAGAGGAGTTTGAGTGTTTTGGATCGTCTTCTCCTCACACACTCCATATGGTTGCAGCTGTCAATCAACCCTGACTCCGCCCACCAAATCCTGCAACGAGAGATAGTCGGG ACGTTTCTGGTGTGTAAGTGTAGCGCCTCTCACAGGAAGGTTTTGTGTGTGCGGCTGGAGGAGGGAGGAGTGTCACAGTATCCCATCCGTGAGGAAGACTCAA CATTTTCTCTAGAAAGCTCTGCCCTGAGCTTCCCTGATCTCTGCAGACTAGTGGCATTTTACACCATCAGCAG AGATGTATTGCCTTTCCCACTTGAGCTCCCAGATGCAATTATACAGGCCACAACACACACCCAGCTGGAAAACATTTCGCATTTGGGTTTAG AGTTCTGGAGCTCTCAGATGTCTCCTGGCCTTCCTAATGGTCCCCCTCCACCTTCAGTGCCACACCGGACATTCAGATTGTTCAGCCCATGTTTCGTCAACCCCCTGTTCCTTCAGCCTCCCCAGCCCAGCAGAACGGCCTCGCACAAACGCCATCGCTTTAAACGCAGCCTCAGGGTCCGTGTGTCCAATGAAACCTCTCTCAGCCTGTCGGGTGGAGAATCGGACCTAACCCAGGGGGAGACACATTCCAACCAGGGTGGCCCGAGACGAACAGGAGGGTTGAGCGTGCTCAGGAGGACCCCGGCACTTACTCCCACTTCACAAGAGGAGGATGAACAGATGTTGGGGCAGATACCGCCT AGTAATCCCTTACCCCGACAAGACCACACGGAGCTCAACAAAGATACTGAAGATGGTGAAGTGTGTCTTGCTTTGGAAAGGACTCGAGCTCCTTCCCTTGCTGAACTGGACAGCAATAGTTCCTTCAGCAGTCTGGAGGAGGAGGAAGCCCAGGCGGACCTCGCCAATTACCAATGGCCTCCTGCCGCACGTGGTACCCGTTTCCCCTCAGCGAACCCAACCTCGACTCTGCGCCGCATGACCGCTGCCTTTGTATGCGTGTTTGCACCAGAGCGTCGAGTTGCCCGATTGGTGGACGAACTCTCCCGTGACAAGCGCTCCACATTTGGGTCACTGGTGCAGGACTTTTTAGAGAAGCAAAGGCAGGAGATGGAGGCGTCAAAGCATAATTCTGCCGTGGAGCTGCTTCAGGGGGTGAGGAGATTTCTGTCCCAAGCCAAAAGTCTCCTTCTGGAAGCAGGAGAAATAGAACCTCCAATTGAGACGCTGGTGCCTGAGAACGAGAAAG ATCTTGCCCTGGAAAAGGCTCTGTTCGGCTGTGTGTTGAAGCCGTTGAAGATTCAGCTGCAGCAGACGCTCATTTCAATCCACACTCAGGACGGCTCCCTACAGAAGATCACAGACAGCTTGCTGGCCTACCAGGAGGGGGCGCTGGAGCGCCTGGCCGTACGAGTGAGCGTCCTGGACGTCCGTGGCATGGACAGAGCGAAGGCGAAGCTCACGCTAATGCAGCGCAGCCATTCACCCATTGACAAGGTGTTGCTTCTGCTGCAGGTGTGCAAGAGTGTGTACAAAGCCATGGGGACGCAACCTG ATCAGGACGTGGGGTCTGAGGACTTCCTACCAGCGCTGTCCTACGTGCTAGTTCAATGTAACATCCCACAACTGCTGCTGGAGACAGAGTACATGATGGAGCTGCTTGAGCCATCATGGCTGACAGGAGaag GTGGATACTATTTGACGAGTGTGTATGCCAGCCTATGTCTGATCCAGAGCAAGCCTGGGGCCACGCCCACCTGCAGTCTGACCAATGAGGCTCAAGAGTACTTGAGGGAGTGGAGCAGGAGGCGGGGCCAAGAAGCCAAGACCCAGAAAGACAGTCAGCTGAAACAG AGGTTTGTGCGAGTGCTATTCCAGGACGACAGTCGTAGTGGAGTGCGAACACTCCTCTGGAAGGCGGGAGAAAACGTTGAGGTTTTGGCCCAAACCTGCGCCGGTCTGTTCGGCGTGACGGAGCCGCAGCACTACTGTCTGTTCTGGAGGAGTGAAGGGGAAATGCGTCCTCTACCGGCCCACGTTCAGCCCCATCAGCTGGGCATGCATGAGGGGGGGTCGCTGTCGTACCTCCGCTCCGATCACGACTTCAGCAAGATGCGCAGACTGACCAGAGGAGGCGCTGTAGATCTGGGCGAGTCGGTGTGCGAGGAGTGA